The DNA window CTGCTCGACCTCTCGAAGAACATCATCGTCCACCTGCTGGTCGACCGGGCGCTGATCAGCGTGGCGCTGCGCGCCGGCGCCGTGTCGGAGTCCGGCGAGGCGTGGCGACCGCCTTCGCTGAGCGAGCTGGAGGAGCGGGTGCGGTGGCTGTCCAGGCTCTTCAAGCTGGAGTTCATGTTCCGCGCCGACGCCCCCTTCGAGCAGATCTTCGAGGAGACGACGCGGGCGATGATGGTCGACGGGGAGATCGCCATCGACGCGGACGTCGTACGCTTCGGGGTGGGTCATGATGGGCTCGATGGGCGTGGCTGGGTGGGGTTCTACGCCGCGGTGCTGCGCAATTTCCTGGAGGGCTACCGCATCGCCGCCAGGGCGACGCGGGTACTGGTGCAGGAGTCTCTCCCCGAGAAAGAACTGGTGACCCGCGCGCTGCAGGTCGGCGAGCAGATGTTTCTCGGCGCCGAGATCGAGCGGAGCGAGGCGGTGAGCCGCCCCGTGATCGAGAACGCGCTCGCCGCGTTCGTCGAGCAGGGCTATCTGCGGCGTGACGATGGCAAGCTCACCCTCTCCGACGCGTTTCGAGCCGAGGAGACCGTGCCCGTCATCGAGGCGCGCATCGCCGGTTACTTGCAGCGCCGCAGTGGAGATCTCGGATGGTGATGGTCGTCTCGAAGCGCGGGTTTTCGTGGCTCGCTCCTCTGGTGTGCGCCGTGTCGCTCGGGGCGGCGGGGCTGGGTTGTGCGAGTCCGACCCCTCTCGCGCCAGCACTGCGTGGCTCGGTGGGCCTGCCGCACCGTGGCGTGCTCACCGACGGCGTGGAGCTCCCGCGCAAGGGGGACGGGTATGTCCTGCTGCGCAGCAAGGGGGCGCGCTGGGGACATCCGCGGCTCGTGGCCGCGATCCAGCGTGCAGCCGCCGAGGTGGAGCGGCTCCGCCCTGGGGCTCCTCCCCTCACCGTGGGCGATCTGTCGGCGGAGCGAGGCGGGCAGATCCGAGGTCACCGCTCCCACCGCACGGGCCGTGACGTGGATCTCCTGTTCCATGCGCTGACGCCCGAAGGAAAGCCGATCCGATCTCCCGGCTTCGTCCGATATGGCCGCGATGGCCTGGCCGAGGTCGAGGAAGGCGGTAAGACCGTGTTCTATCGGCTCGACGTGGAGCGGACCTGGTTGCTCGTGCGGGCCCTCGTCGAGTCACCGGAAGCGGCTGTGCAGTGGCTCTTCGTGGCGCGCTGGCTCGAGGCCTTGATCACCGAGTATGCGCGCGCCCGCGGCGAGGACCCGGAGATCGTGTGGCACGCCGAGTCGGTGTTGCTGCAACCCGGGGACAGCGCTGCCCACGATGATCATCTGCACCTGCGCATCGCGTGTACGCCCGAGGACGCGGTTGCCGGCTGTGAAGGCGGCGGCCCGCAGTGGTCCTGGCTCTCGCCATTCCCGGTCCTGGCGCCGCCACCCGACGAGGAGCTGGGCCTGGCGATGCTGGAGGACCTCTTCCCGTTCCCGAACCTTGGCTCGGAGGAGACCGCTCTGCCTTCAGCATCGCCCATGACCCCCGCTCCGCCGGCTTCACCCGGTGCAGGGGGCAGTGCTGCATCGACTCGTTCCGGCGCTGCC is part of the Chondromyces crocatus genome and encodes:
- a CDS encoding penicillin-insensitive murein endopeptidase; translation: MVMVVSKRGFSWLAPLVCAVSLGAAGLGCASPTPLAPALRGSVGLPHRGVLTDGVELPRKGDGYVLLRSKGARWGHPRLVAAIQRAAAEVERLRPGAPPLTVGDLSAERGGQIRGHRSHRTGRDVDLLFHALTPEGKPIRSPGFVRYGRDGLAEVEEGGKTVFYRLDVERTWLLVRALVESPEAAVQWLFVARWLEALITEYARARGEDPEIVWHAESVLLQPGDSAAHDDHLHLRIACTPEDAVAGCEGGGPQWSWLSPFPVLAPPPDEELGLAMLEDLFPFPNLGSEETALPSASPMTPAPPASPGAGGSAASTRSGAAP